A genomic window from Daphnia magna isolate NIES linkage group LG9, ASM2063170v1.1, whole genome shotgun sequence includes:
- the LOC123475718 gene encoding uncharacterized protein LOC123475718, which translates to MFKDGIDAKTLVESDDFKTGISSHIQHDVWTTQLANSSKQLVTTQDTIKKAISHGLDNITSVVSKKIQQEFRNQNFRRNNWRDDDYDRQSYRRPDDYSRNQRQAEQPMYQPTIGTPTIAINPAPQQLNQQLAAPQGYWNPAIANQPTGLVYASPQPVQQQPVQQRTEIPYRNFITRVSTGYKPHIYPTVKALNRMLRNQVLINQSHYNISDEEIEALCLGLNFIPSDISPEAKEANSSNLNQGVSKLIRAINISLHFGDNSSTNTRKGRLTKFLPSTWDPLPDHGHKFQL; encoded by the exons ATGTTTAAAGACGGCATCGATGCCAAAACACTGGTGGAATCGGATGATTTCAAAACAGGCATATCCTCCCACATCCAACATGATGTCTGGACTACACAATTAGCTAATTCTAGCAAACAACTGGTCACTACCCAAGACACCATCAAGAAGGCTATTAGCCACGGGCTCGATAATATCACTTCGGTGGTGagcaaaaaaatacaacaggAATTCCGGAACCAGAATTTCCGACGTAACAACTGGCGTGACGACGACTATGACAGACAATCATATCGCCGCCCGGATGATTACAGCCGGAACCAGCGTCAAGCTGAGCAACCAATGTATCAACCAACCATTGGTACACCAACTATAGCCATCAACCCAGCCCCACAACAGCTCAACCAGCAGCTGGCAGCCCCACAGGGCTATTGGAACCCGGCAATCGCCAACCAACCAACAGGCTTAGTCTATGCCTCACCTCAACCGGTTCAGCAACAACCGGTTCAGCAAC GTACTGAAATTCCGTACCGTAATTTTATAACAAGGGTCAGCACGGGCTACAAACCCCATATCTACCCGACCGTTAAGGCATTAAATCGGATGCTCCGAAACCAGGTCCTTATAAACCAATCTCACTACAATATCTCTGATGAAGAGATTGAGGCCCTCTGCCTCGGACTTAACTTCATACCATCGGACATTAGTCCGGAAGCGAAAGAAGCCAACTCCAGCAACCTTAACCAAGGTGTCAGCAAACTAATTAGAGCAATCAACATCAGCCTACATTTTGGAGATAACTCCAGTACGAATACAAGGAAGGGACGACTAACTAAGTTCCTCCCGAGCACTTGGGACCCCCTACCCGATCATGGACACAAATTCCAGCTGTGA
- the LOC116931202 gene encoding cytosolic endo-beta-N-acetylglucosaminidase-like isoform X1: protein MSEEFCEKSLSVPIRSLEELKTWKPLTDRTRSQVVQQCFTATGPGGSFREQSTKNVPKTLICHDMKGGYLEDSFIEGCSNAEAYSFIQWGIIDIFVYFSHHFITIPPPCWVHAAHLHGVPILGTIITEWDEGTATCTKIFSSKDAVNEFVNSLTELTLHHNCDGWLINIENSLEETLIDNVLYFLRRLKQELVFAGNCGKIIWYDSVTKDGKLDWQNELNAKNKDFFDSCDGIFLNYVWKPIDLANSAILAKERIFDVYVGIDVFGRNCFGGGGFNTDAAFSVVRQYNLSAAVFAPGWIYECHPIEQFKELSFKFWSLLFPYMNLHGPNSLPIRTSFCPGYGQGKYDSGQLVDNKPWHNMSRQQLQPCLAAVRGLFEIKGNTFDILKCGSTNTFGKQDVCDTDAFNGGGCLNIQSSTDAVFPLFFCEIPVIRPMTLAVILKTNSNHPLLLKLGFMLSNTFPITNMSCPLVPRVDQFCSAADDEHQSTPIVSSLEFDSCCNFLDGSLCRSMTNSSGWDIRLFQIRLSEQVVNSVQLKSICIESQGETDCKIGYLCCF, encoded by the exons ATGAGTGAGGAATTTTGCGAGAAGTCGTTATCAGTTCCAATTCGTTCGCTTGAGGAATTGAAAACCTGGAAACCTCTCACTGATCGTACGAGATCCCAGGTTGTGCAGCAATGTTTTACGGCTACTGGACCTGGTGGAAGTTTCAGGGAACAGTCTACAAAAAATGTACCGAAAACTCTTATCTGTCATGATATGAAGG gtggATATCTTGAAGACAG TTTCATTGAAGGATGTTCAAACGCTGAGGCGTATAGTTTCATTCAGTGGGGCATCATTGATATTTTTGTCTACTTCAGCCATCATTTCATTACCATTCCCCCACCCTGCTGGGTCCATGCAGCCCACCTTCACGGAGTCCCTATTCTGG GTACTATAATCACGGAATGGGATGAGGGAACTGCCACTTgcacaaaaatattttcatctaAAGATGCAGTCAATGAATTTGTCAATTCACTAACTGAATTAACACTGCACCATAATTGTGATGGCTGGCTTATCAATATTGAAAACTCATTGGAAGAAACGCTGATAGATAATGTGCTTTACTTTCTCCGTCGCTTAAAACAAGAACTCGTTTTCGCTGGAAATTGCGGTAAGATAATCTGGTACGATAGTGTTACCAAAGACGGAAAACTGGATTGGCAGAATGAgctaaatgcaaaaaataa AGACTTTTTCGATTCATGTGATGGGATCTTCTTAAATTATGTATGGAAACCGATTGATCTGGCGAATTCTGCAATTCtggcaaaagaaagaatattCGACGTGTATGTTGGCATCGACGTTTTCGGTCGGAACTGCTTCGGAGGCGGTGGATTCAATACGGATGCAGCCTTTTCAGTTGTTAGGCAGTACAATCTTTCTGCCGCTGTTTTTGCTCCTGGCTGGATTTACGAATGTCACCCGATTGAACAATTTAAGGAGCTAAGCTTCAAATTTTGGTCTCTTCTGTTTCCCTACATGAATTTGCATGGACCCAACTCGCTACCTATTCGTACAAGTTTCTGTCCCGGATATGGTCAAGGCAAGTACGACAGTGGACAG TTGGTAGACAACAAGCCTTGGCATAACATGTCTCGCCAACAGTTGCAGCCCTGCCTGGCTGCTGTTCGCGGACTTTTTGAAATTAAAGGAAACACTtttgacattttaaaatgtggatCCACAAACACTTTTGGAAAACAGGACGTGTGTGATACGGATGCGTTTAATGGTGGAGGATGCTTGAATATTCAGAGCTCCACCGATGCAGTGTTTCC GCTTTTCTTCTGTGAAATTCCTGTCATTCGGCCAATGACATTGGCAGTCATCTTGAAAACGAATAGCAACCATCCTTTGCTCCTCAAATTAGGTTTTATGCTATCCAACACGTTCCCCATAAC AAATATGTCCTGTCCTCTTGTTCCTCGCGTGGATCAATTTTGTTCGGCTGCAGATGACGAACACCAATCCACTCCGATTGTTTCTTCATTAGAATTTGATTCCTGTTGCAACTTTTTGGATGGAAGCCTTTGTCGCTCTATGACAAATTCTTCCGGCTGGGATATAAG ACTATTTCAGATTAGGCTGAGTGAGCAAGTTGTAAACAGCGTACAACTAAAAAGCATTTGTATTGAAAGCCAAGGTGAAACAGATTGCAAAATCGGCTATTTGTGCTGCTTCTGA
- the LOC116931202 gene encoding cytosolic endo-beta-N-acetylglucosaminidase-like isoform X2, whose product MSEEFCEKSLSVPIRSLEELKTWKPLTDRTRSQVVQQCFTATGPGGSFREQSTKNVPKTLICHDMKGGYLEDSFIEGCSNAEAYSFIQWGIIDIFVYFSHHFITIPPPCWVHAAHLHGVPILGTIITEWDEGTATCTKIFSSKDAVNEFVNSLTELTLHHNCDGWLINIENSLEETLIDNVLYFLRRLKQELVFAGNCGKIIWYDSVTKDGKLDWQNELNAKNKDFFDSCDGIFLNYVWKPIDLANSAILAKERIFDVYVGIDVFGRNCFGGGGFNTDAAFSVVRQYNLSAAVFAPGWIYECHPIEQFKELSFKFWSLLFPYMNLHGPNSLPIRTSFCPGYGQGKYDSGQLVDNKPWHNMSRQQLQPCLAAVRGLFEIKGNTFDILKCGSTNTFGKQDVCDTDAFNGGGCLNIQSSTDAVFPLFFCEIPVIRPMTLAVILKTNSNHPLLLKLGFMLSNTFPITMSCPLVPRVDQFCSAADDEHQSTPIVSSLEFDSCCNFLDGSLCRSMTNSSGWDIRLFQIRLSEQVVNSVQLKSICIESQGETDCKIGYLCCF is encoded by the exons ATGAGTGAGGAATTTTGCGAGAAGTCGTTATCAGTTCCAATTCGTTCGCTTGAGGAATTGAAAACCTGGAAACCTCTCACTGATCGTACGAGATCCCAGGTTGTGCAGCAATGTTTTACGGCTACTGGACCTGGTGGAAGTTTCAGGGAACAGTCTACAAAAAATGTACCGAAAACTCTTATCTGTCATGATATGAAGG gtggATATCTTGAAGACAG TTTCATTGAAGGATGTTCAAACGCTGAGGCGTATAGTTTCATTCAGTGGGGCATCATTGATATTTTTGTCTACTTCAGCCATCATTTCATTACCATTCCCCCACCCTGCTGGGTCCATGCAGCCCACCTTCACGGAGTCCCTATTCTGG GTACTATAATCACGGAATGGGATGAGGGAACTGCCACTTgcacaaaaatattttcatctaAAGATGCAGTCAATGAATTTGTCAATTCACTAACTGAATTAACACTGCACCATAATTGTGATGGCTGGCTTATCAATATTGAAAACTCATTGGAAGAAACGCTGATAGATAATGTGCTTTACTTTCTCCGTCGCTTAAAACAAGAACTCGTTTTCGCTGGAAATTGCGGTAAGATAATCTGGTACGATAGTGTTACCAAAGACGGAAAACTGGATTGGCAGAATGAgctaaatgcaaaaaataa AGACTTTTTCGATTCATGTGATGGGATCTTCTTAAATTATGTATGGAAACCGATTGATCTGGCGAATTCTGCAATTCtggcaaaagaaagaatattCGACGTGTATGTTGGCATCGACGTTTTCGGTCGGAACTGCTTCGGAGGCGGTGGATTCAATACGGATGCAGCCTTTTCAGTTGTTAGGCAGTACAATCTTTCTGCCGCTGTTTTTGCTCCTGGCTGGATTTACGAATGTCACCCGATTGAACAATTTAAGGAGCTAAGCTTCAAATTTTGGTCTCTTCTGTTTCCCTACATGAATTTGCATGGACCCAACTCGCTACCTATTCGTACAAGTTTCTGTCCCGGATATGGTCAAGGCAAGTACGACAGTGGACAG TTGGTAGACAACAAGCCTTGGCATAACATGTCTCGCCAACAGTTGCAGCCCTGCCTGGCTGCTGTTCGCGGACTTTTTGAAATTAAAGGAAACACTtttgacattttaaaatgtggatCCACAAACACTTTTGGAAAACAGGACGTGTGTGATACGGATGCGTTTAATGGTGGAGGATGCTTGAATATTCAGAGCTCCACCGATGCAGTGTTTCC GCTTTTCTTCTGTGAAATTCCTGTCATTCGGCCAATGACATTGGCAGTCATCTTGAAAACGAATAGCAACCATCCTTTGCTCCTCAAATTAGGTTTTATGCTATCCAACACGTTCCCCATAAC TATGTCCTGTCCTCTTGTTCCTCGCGTGGATCAATTTTGTTCGGCTGCAGATGACGAACACCAATCCACTCCGATTGTTTCTTCATTAGAATTTGATTCCTGTTGCAACTTTTTGGATGGAAGCCTTTGTCGCTCTATGACAAATTCTTCCGGCTGGGATATAAG ACTATTTCAGATTAGGCTGAGTGAGCAAGTTGTAAACAGCGTACAACTAAAAAGCATTTGTATTGAAAGCCAAGGTGAAACAGATTGCAAAATCGGCTATTTGTGCTGCTTCTGA